The genomic interval TGCATTGGATAGATAAGAAACTGTTCTGTGATGAACGTACAGACATCCGAAAACTTTGCTTCTAGGCAATAGTCAACGGAAATAACATGTTCCCATACGATTGAGGTGTTGAGACTCGTCCCTTCGAATCCTGTCCGGTGCACAAATTTTTCTCGATAGAGATAAGTTTTGAAGTGAAAAGGTGGGAATATCGCCATACACAAACCTGTTGTTTTACAATTATATATTTATTTTGTATAATATACATATGCCCAATATTAAATGTGCAATATGCCAAAAAGAATTTTATGCTAAACCTTCTCATATTCAAAGAGGATGGAGTAAATGCTGCTCAATAGAATGCAGGGCGGAGTTACAAAAGAAAGGCAAATATGTAAAATGTGCAATATGCCAAAAAGAAATATGGAAAATACCCAGAGATATAAAAAGATCTAAAAGCGGAAAATTTTTTTGTAGCAAATCGTGCCAAACCAAGTGGAGGAATATTATATATTCAAGAGAGAACCACGCTTTATGGAAAGGAGGCACCTGCACCTACAGAGATATAATGATAGAGTCAAAAGAGATTACAGAATGCAATAAATGTAAAGAAAAAGATATCAGAATATTGGTTGTCCATCATAAAGATCAAAATCGTAAAAACAACTCCTTAAAAAATCTTGTTTGGCTTTGCCGAAATTGCCACTATCTTGTACATAGTCATGATCTAAAAATAGACTAGATAATTAATTTTTATTAGTTATCTGATATATTTTTTATATCAACATGGTGCCTATAGTTCAACGGTTAGAACATTAGTTTGTGGTACTAGTGATGAGGGTTCGATTCCACTTGACCACAGACTTTCCAATGTTAAAGCTTTGGAAATCAATCAAATTAATAAACTGTGAACACATTTTGAAATAAATACATGAATAACCTTACAAAGAAAAAATTAGAAATATTTGCCCATTCAAACAATTGGCAAACACCTCATCATCTTGACATGGAAAGATTTTATATTTTTATAATTGAAGCATACAGTAACGGTGATATTAGCCTGGACAAAGATGATTTAATGGAAGCAATCAATCCAATTCATAAATTAAATGAGGAAGAATCTATTAAGTGGATTATTCAATATGAACAAGGCATTGAGTTATTAAGGGTATACAATCAAGATAATTAAACAAAATATAAAGTCTCCAGTGGGGTGGCTATAGTTCAACGGTTAGAACACTAGTTTGTGGTACTAGTGATGAGGGTTCGATTCCCTCTAGCCACCCCTTTGGAGATTTAAAATAAAAAAACAAGGTAAATCCTTGTTTTTTTATTTAATCCAGTATAATCATTCATAAATAATTTTTAGTCCTCAAGTGTATCAATTAATACAAAAATTGACTTCTATAAAGAAAAGTGTTAAATTAATACGTTTTTGAACATTAACAATTAAACTATAGAGGTCACAAAACAACTAGACTAAGGAGATATATCATGTGGAGCATAAAAATAGTAGGGATATCAGGGTCGGGAAAAACAACACTAATCAATTCAATAAAAAACATTTCTTTTTCCCATATGTGATACAGCCACTACCTAAAACAACATGGAACCCTCGTTAATGAAAAATGGAACGAAGATTTAACAAAAATCAAAGGACTAATTTTAATAGATGAACACCTTGAGATTGGTGAAAAAGACCTTCTAAGTCAATATTTGGAAGAAAACACAGCTGGAATAATATTTATTGAAGTTACTCATGAAGAGCTGAGGAAAAGAATAATGGGGGATGTTGCAAAAAAAAGGTCTGAAATTACGGATGAAGACATTAATAGTCAGCAGTCAATAGCACGCAATAGAGCTTTTTCTCTTGCGAAAAGGCTGGATGTGCCCTTTGTTGTTATTAGAAATAAAAGTCTTGATGAGGCTATACAGATTACTACAAACTTTATCGAAAAAATTGAATCTAAAAAAAGGCTACTATTGGAGCAGAAATCATTAAAACTTAAGATGATTAAATTAGATTTGAACAGTATGTGGAACTCTCATTGGCTTCTCTCATCTCTACGCAAAGAGGTGCGTCCGTTAGTGATAAAAAAATTTGTTGAGTCTGGGAACACTTTTGACCCTCAAGATCTAGAGCATCAAGTATTATTTTATCTTACAACTATAAGCCCAGGGCTCATAAAAAAATCTGACATAGAAGAAGCCGTTGAACAGCAATACCTTATAATTGAGGACCGAATAAAAAAGAAATTAAGCACTGAAGAGGCACTTTATTTATTCAGGGGCCTTAAAGAATTTTATCCCGACCTTAATAGCCGCCATCGCTTAAATTTAGTTAATAACGATGGTAACTTATTCGCTATCGGGGATGGAAGAAGTTTTGAAGTTTATTTTAAAAAAGTCGATCCTCAAGATAGAGTAGTCTCTTTATTTACAGAAACCCTACATTACGTTCATAACGGAAGGAGTGGGAGAGATATCTTTGCACTCTACTTTAAGGGAGACAAATATCCATGGGCCATTGAAACCACAGAATCAGGAGCTTTTGCTAGAAAATATAAACGAGATGCTTTATTGGCACATGGGATAAATCCTGATAATGCAATTGAGCTAACCAGAATGTATGTATTACCCGGGTCTCCTTTAATGAGTATCTCTCTCATGGATGGATTAGTAAGAAACTACTACAAAAAGAGAGGGCTGGAAGCTTTTTTTACTTGTACAATGCCTGCCTATTCTAAAACAAAATCAACAACCATTGCTGGCGGTCTCAACAAAATTTTATGCATCAGAAAGCTTAAGCATTTGTTTCTTCCTGTTAACATACAAGGAAAAACTTGCTGGAGAATGGTAACAAAAAGAGAGTTAGAAAGAAAAGAATATACAGGAGAAATAAAAACAACTCATTCTGACTTCTACCTTCTTCCAAAAGTAGACGTATACGGTATTATACAAAAAAAATCATTGCTAAGTCCTCTACCTGAATTAGAAAACAATGTTATTTGTTTCTAGTTTTCAACCTTAACTTCTGACAGACCAATAAAACCCCGCTAAAATAAATGTTTAAATAGCGGGGTATTTTTTTTGCATAAATTCATCAAATTTATTTTTAAGCTTTACCCAGGAATCTTCCGTTGCTTCTGTTTCTTCATCTGTGAGTTCAAAAAAATTCTTGTTGTTAAACTGAGGGAATGAAGTTATAGAACAAAGCCAAATACCTTCTCTATAAAATTGAGGATTGTATATTCCATCCAACTGTCCATCCATGGCCTTTGCTTGTTCAGAAAATAATAATTTCCCGTTATCAGCAAGAGCAATCGCCTCATGCCACTCAACGGTTCTGTTTTTTTTACCTTCCATCATTTTTAATAATTTATTAATCCTTTCTTTGTCTGTTTTGGCAAATCTCTTTGTTTCAATTGGCTTCCACTCTGGAACCGCTGGGATAACAGCCCCCCCCGTCAGTAGAAATAGCCAAGCATTTATATTCTTTTGAATAAAATAATGCTTTTTCTTCTGCTACTTCCAGAAAACTCTCCTTTGTTTCAGGAGCTTCTCTTAAATTATCTTTTATTTCTGGTTTAAAATATTTTTCAACTAACCAGGAAAGTTTTTCCCTTTTGTGCTTGTTTTTTGTTCCTATAAAAATTTTTAGCATAATTTTTTTAGTTCATTTATAATATATAACTTTAATAGATTACCCTCTCTGATAATATTATCATATATTTATACTATTCCATAAAAGTTTGCCGAGTTTCTTGCTTGACCACCCTTAGATTAAAAAACGAGCCTAAGGGCTTGTTTTTTATTTTCACTAATTATAAAATTGATTTATTTATTTTACTTTGCTAATATGGGGGTAATCTTACATTAAAGCTTGCTTGTCCTGTATTACTAAAAAAATAAGCCCGCACCAAAAAACTTTGCTATTATATCTAAATTATAAATATATACTTATGCCAAAACCAGCTCAATTACCACTGCCCGAAGAAGGTGAAAGCAAAATTGATGTATTTCGCAAACAGGACGTCAGAAAAATTATTCATAAAAAAGAATGGTGGTTTTCTGTTAAGGATGTACTCGAAGCACTTACTGACGCTACTGATGGTACAGAATATGCAGCCGACCTACGCAAAAGTGACTCTAATCTTGACACGGCATACACTGAAATCGTCAAAGAACTACCCTTTTATTCAAAAGGTGAAAATATTAATTTAGAGTTTACTAGCATCGAAGGTCTTTTTCGATTAATGCAATCTGTCCCAACCGAAAAAGCGGAACATTTTAAAAAGTGGCTAGCAAAGGTGGGTTTTGAACGACTACAAGAAATAAACAACCCCGACCTAGCGATTAAACGTGCAATGACAATCTATCGATCCAAGGGGTATAGCGATGAATGGATTGACGCAAGAATTAGAAACAAAGCAAGCAGAGAGTTAATAACCAAGGAATGGAGTAAAAGAGGGGTAGCCTCACATATATCACTTCTTACAGATGCAATTTCAGAAGGAACGTTTGGAATAAAAACTGCAAAACATAAAGAAATCAAAGGGTTAGCCAAACAAAGCTTAAGAGATAATATGACACCGATAGAATTAACCTTAACAACACTTGGGGAACAGGCAACTAAAGAAATTACGCAAAGCATTAAGCCAACAGGTTTACAACAGAATATGACTGTAGCCCAGCAAGGTGGAAGAATAGCGGGGGCTGCCCGTATAAATATTGAGAATGCTACAAACAAAAAAGTTGTTTCTTCTACTAACTACCTGACAGACCAACAAAGAATCAATAATTCAAAAGAGAGTGCAGAATTTGATAAGGCAATGAAAAAATACATAAAAATTAACACTAAAAATAGCAATCCACAAAATGGAGCAAAGTTGGGTCTATCCAGCGGTGAAATAGTTGAGAACAAAAATTTTAGTGGTCCTCTTAAAATAATAGTTAACGAATCTTTTAACGAAAAAGCTTCATCGGATTTCAAAAATATAATTCAAGATTATGTTGGTGATGATAAAGTATTTTTTAAAGTTACAAAAGATGGCGACCCAAGTATCTTCGAAACTGGCCATAAGGTAGATAACTGCTCTTCTCTTCATAATGAATTAAAAAAGAAACTTGGTGACTTAATAACTATTATTCTATAGTTAAAATAACCATCTCACATATCGTATCACCCCACGAATAAGTCTATAAAAAAATTAGCATTAAGACTTTAAAAAATAAGACTCAGGGTCTTATTTTTTATTTAAATGATTTAATATTATTCTACAATAAAGTTATAGATATTCTTCGCTAACTCATATGCTATATTTTCACCGTTATTGTCAAATAAATCTATGGTCATTTTATCCTTTTGCATTATTTGACTTGCTTTTTTACAAAAATCTCTTTTATCACTTACTGTCCCCGAAGAGCTAGAAAATAACCTCTTTCTTAGTCCTTGATTTTCAGCTACTATTTTATTTTCAATAAATCTACCTAAGTAAACATCCCTATGAGAATATCGTCTTTTCAGTCCTTCTTTGATTACAACATTAACGTTCTTATTTTTTGGATAACTTTCAATAATTTTTTTTATTAAACTAATTGGCAAAACATTCTCTATTTCTCTGCATGGCAATTCATAAAAATCATTTCCCATTGCCTCTCTTAATTTCTTAATTCTCATTTTCTTTTTTGTTGTTTCTTGATTTTCGCTAGGCTTGACATTGTAGCCATCGCTATCAACCACAAGAAAAGCCTCACCACATAATCTCTCTATATTTATTGGCATCTCTTCCTCGTCTAAAAAAGACCAATGAGTAATATTATTTCCGCCATATTCAACAAAAGAATAGTCTATATCTTCATTAATTTCTTTAAAATTATTATCTTCACTTTTCTTTTTTTCGCTATACATTCTTAAATACTCTCGTATATACCACCTATCAGAAATACCTTCAACCCAAATAGTCTTATTACTCAAAAATATAGAAGAGTTTTGAACTCCAAGTAGCTTCAATGTACTACTATCACCTTGACTAACTTGTTTTATTACTTTTTTATCTCCAACATCTTGCCTAAAATTATAAACAGAAATCCCCTCATAATCCAAGGTTAAATCTAGTAAATGGTTTGAATGCGTAGTTATAAAATACTGATGGTTTTTACCGTATTTACCATTAACTGCCTTAAAAATTTCTATTAACCTTCTTTGCATACCTGGATGCAAATGAACTTCTGGCTCTTCAATAAAAAACAAACCGTCATCACAATCAAATAAAGGGAATGTTAAAATAATTAAGGCCTGAACGCCATCACCATAATCGTAAATTTTATGCTCCTTGTCTCCAATTTGCACCAATAACACCTCATCGCTCTTCTCGTTACCTTCCTCCCCTGGAATTAAAGTTACCTCATTAACATTAAAAATATATTCAGCTAGAAATCTTTGATACTTCTCAACCTTTTTTCTTTCTTCCCTCTTGTTTAAAAGCATTTTTCTAATTCTCCTGTACATGTCCTGCCCCGTAAAAACAACATCTGGTATATACTTAGCTGGTGATGAGCCATCATAATTCTTAGAATAGTATGCATCATGAACCCTGTCTTGAAAAAAATCTCCTGAATTATTTTTCCCATTCCTGATTTGTGAAGAAAGTATAGTTATATCAACTAGCCAGTCATTAAAGCAATGTAAATTTCTAAGCGTTGGAATGTAATATTTTTTAAAATCAACATATGAAAAATCACACTTTTCTAACTCATCAATTATTCCATCTTCACTAATCAATAAACCTTGTAATTCATTTTTAAATATTTCAGGCGAACCTCCGCGATTCTGAACATTAGAAATGTTTTTAGAAATAATTTCAGCAAACAAATGCTCCAGCTCTTTCGATGCCGAGTTTATTCCAACCACTTTATTATCTGTAAGAATACCGCTATGAAACGAAAGTGTTTTTATTAAAGCTTCAATGTTCGCAATAAAGCTCTCCCTCAGATATTCTTTATTGCCAACTTTAAACCGAACAATATTATCATGTTTCTCTACGACTAAAGATAGATTCTCTTTTACAGTAATTAATTTATTCAATAGTTTATCATGGTTATCGTCAAGTTCAATCCTTAAAAAGCTTAAATTCCTAATTTTTGATAAAGCTCTCATGAACCGACTTTTCCCCGAATTATTTGCTCCAACAAAAATATTTATATGTGAAAGACTAGCAATTTCCTCCAAGATATTTCCTTGAGTATCATAATAATTCTCAAATTCTCCACAATCCTCCGTGCTAATTTTGATTTTTGAAAATTTATACTTTTTGTTATCCATATTTTTATTACTATGCTTAAATTTATATCTCAAATTTCTTTAAGAAATCTCACTCTTCAATTTATGTCCTACGCAGTCCATTGTTTTTCTTAATAATAAATTTATTAAAACTAATTTATAATTATATAATAGCTAAATAACGCCCTTATTAAAAGGATTAAAATCTTAACAATTATTTATACTAAAAGTCAAATTATCTATCATCTATTTACCAAAAATATGTTATTAGCATTTCTAAAATTGCTTAAAGAACAAAACACATGGCAACATTGCTTTAAACAATAACAAGCCAGATTCACTGTTCAAAATGTAGTGAACTAATACACAAAATTGAAATATTTTTTAAATATGTTAATGTAAATATACAATTAAATATAAATATTGGCCTAACCCTTTAAATTCTTGAAGGTATGGTTAAAAAACCCCGAACAAACATAAAGACGACATTCCGTCTGGTTTCTGTTTGTTCGGTCATTACTCGAAAGGGTGATGGATTTCCGCAAGGAAGTCACCAGTACGGGGTGTCTTTTTTGTTGGTAACTTTCAATTAATCAATTTAAAATAAATTCATGGAAAATGGAAATAAAAAATGTCCTTTTTGCAAAGAGGAAATAAAAGAAGAAGCCGTTATTTGCAAACACTGTAATACACAATTAGAAATAGGAGCAGACCCAAGCAGAATGTTTGACGCAAGAAGAGGCGATAGGGCATTTAGGTTTTTGAAGAAATTAATTATGTTAGTAATAATTCTAGCCATTTTCTTCTGGGGTGTAGGAACCCTTTTTATGTCAACGTAAAAAAACATGATTCTTCCAGAGCATAGCAATAAAATAGCAATGGTACTATTTTAAATATAATTAATTTGTTTTCATAATGATAATACTTAAATTTATAGCTGGAATTTACAACTAAACCTAAAATATATGAATAATAACACAAAAAAATGTCCATTCTGTGCAGAAGAAATCAAATATGAAGCAATTAAATGTAAACATTGTGCTAGCGATTTGCCTGAGCACTCCAAGAAAGAAGCAGTTGAGATAAAGCAGGTGAAGATAGAGGAAGGTAAAAATAGCAAGAAAGAAAGAAAGGAGGAACAGAAAAGAGATAAATATTTAGCTAAAAGACATTATGGGCTTATTGGTTTTATTGTAGGGATGTTTTATTATTTTATATCAATACCTATTTTAATTCTTTGGTACATTTGGAAAGAAACAAAACTTACTAGAAAAAACAAGCTAATAAGTACGATAATTATCATAGTAATTTATACTCCATATATAATCCTATCAATTCACAACAATAGGCCACCAAGCATAACCATTTTAGAACCAAATAATAATTTTCAAACTCAAGCAAACAGTATTGAGATAAAAGGTATGGTCGATCCCCAAAATGCTACTATCATATTGAGCGACAAAAAAATAGTAGCCACGGATGGTATTTCTTCATATTTGGGAGACAAAAAAATAGTAGCCACGGATGGTATTTTTTCATATATAGTAAAATTAAATCATGGAGAAAATAATTTTAATTTTATAGCATATAATAAGAACAAAAAAACAGAAGCCAATATTACAGTAAGTCGTATCCTGACAGAAGAGGAAATAGCAGAGAGAGAACAAAAGAAGAGAGAAGCTGAAGAGGCCAGAATTAGAACAGAGAGAGAAGCTGAAGAAGCCAGGATTATAGCAGAAAAGAAAGCGGAGGAAAGAAGAATAACAATTGAACGAGAAGCAAAAGAACGAGAGGCAGAAAGGTTGGCCGAAGAAAAGAAATGGGCACAATCTCCAGCTGGACAGTTACAAGCAAAATACCTATGGTCTAAAGAAGCCTGTGAAAAAGTAGTAGATAAAAAAATTTGGATTGGAATGGAATATGAAATGTTAGTAGAGATACGTGGAAAACCAAATAGTGCAAATCCTTCTAATTATGGAGATGGAACAGAATGGCAATGGTGCTGGCATGGATTTAGTCCATTCTGTTTTTATGATAATGATGGTGACACGTTAATTGATAGTTGGAACTAATAATTAAACCTAAAATGCATTTTAGGTTAACACAATATGAAAAAAACTTTTATCAATTATTTTTCAAGTTATATCATTAAATATAAAAAGTGAGTTGACAATTAACTCACTTTTAATTTTACTCATTTACTTTTTAATATTGAACAAGAGGTGTATAATAAAATAAAGATATTGCTTACAACAGAAAGTTTTATAAAAAATATGGCCAAAGACAATTACAAGAAAAGTTTAAATAATCTATTATTCTTATTAAAAGAAAAGGTTGATGCTCTTGATTTCAGTCCAGCTATTAGCAAGCAGATTATTTCATTATCACCAGAACAATTAATTGACTCTGGAGTTGAAAGAATGTTTTTTAAACAAATATTTAATGAATTAAAAAAGAAAAAAATAATAATTAGTAGTTTTAAGCTAACTAATCAAGAAATATTTGACAGAGGCGCAACAGATATATTCAATGAATATAATAAACTCAATTTATATCTGGCTGATGATTTTTATAAAAAATATTCTCAGATTATAGATAGAAAAAAAACAGAAAAAGAAACCGTTTTCAAAAAACTTACTTACGATAAAAAGCTAAAAATATTAGAATTTAAAAACAAAAAGATAAGTTTTACAGGTAAAAACAAACAGCATGAATTACTTTCAATTTTATTTTCTAATCCACAATTAGAACAAAATTATTCGGATATTGAGTATGAAAAGGATAATGAGCTTGATTACTCCGAGCTGACTAGAATTGACAAAGAAAAACTGAAAAAACGATATAATGGAAGGGCATCAAGTATTAACTCAAACATTGCCATTAAAGTACAGATTAAGGATATGCTGGTTGCGGACATGACAACAGTTAAAATTAACCCCAAATATATAGAATAATCATTCAGCTGACTCTTGTCTGAATTCAGCTGCATATGAATATGTCAAAATAATCCTATACTTGGATTATTTTTTATTTTGTCAAAATGAACAACAATAAGTCAGACAACTTAAGCGAAGAACAAAAAAAACAAATCGCCACTGACTTGGCTGATTTATTGTTTGAGCATTGGCAAAATAGAAATATTGATTCTAAGAAGCACATTGACAACTAAATAAACAAAAACCACACAAAACCAATTAAGACACTACGGGGATTATACCCTAATTTAGCAGCTTCTTGGAATGTAATGACTTCAAAAGGTTTTGGTAACTCAGAGTTCGCTGAAGGTGGAACACCAAATGAAGATGCAACAGGTTACGCTAGACGTTCAGCTATCTATAAAGAATTAGGTAAAACTAAATCTATTACAGATAAAATGTTGGCCGCAGGAAAATCTTTCCTAGACCAAGAAGCAGAACAAACAGAAGTAGCTATTAGAGAAACAATCGAAGATGAGGAACAATACATTATCACTGGTGACGCTACTACTAGCCCATTACAGTATGATGGATTAGATAGTTATATCTCAACTAACATCACTGACGACAATAACAATGCGTTAGGATTTAGAACAGATTTAATTGACGCAGCAATTCAGACTTTGCTTAATTCATACGGAATGAGAGCAACAGCTATTTACTGTTCTTACGGAATGCAAAGAGCTATTAATAATTCTCTTGGTGGAGATGTAAGAGTTAACCTAGACCAAACTAATGAAGTTTCTTCTGGAGTTAATGTTACTTCAATTCAAACATCTATTGGTAAACTACCTATCATTAATACTTATGGTATTTCTGACGATAGTTCTACTTACGCAGGTTCAACTGTATCTGATTTATACATTGTGACTGAAAAGGCACGTGGTCAAGATGCACTATTTTAATTAATTTAATAAAGTGAAAAGATTATGAGCAAGAAGAAATTTAACCAAAAAATTAAAAAACCACTTACAAAAGAATTTTTAACTGAAGAATATATAAATAAAAATAAAACATCAACTCAAATCATGAAAGAAAACAATCTATCAGCAAGTAAGGTTATAAAACGTTTAGGAAAGCTTGGTGTAAAAAAACCATCTGAACTAAAATTTAAAAAAGGCAATCCAGGGCTGAAAACAACAAAGGCGCTTAAAAAAATGTATCGTGAAGAAAAATTAAGCATTGTTCAGATAGCAGAAAAACTAAACATGACCCCGGGCTCAGTTACCAGCCTATTTAAAAGAAGATGTATCCCAATAAGTAAAGAGTTAAGATATGAAAGAACAAGACGAAATGATAAATTGCGCATAAGAAGATTAAAAAACAAAACTAATATAAAAAAACTTGTAAAAGAAGGGAACAAACAACGTATCAGAAAAATAGGAACTAGATGTAAAGAGGAAACAAAATTATTATTAAGTGAAAAAGCAATTGACAGAGGAATCAAGAATACTCAACGAACAAAAGAGGAAATTAAAACAAGCGATATACTGAAAACAATTAAACACATAAATCATGTTGAACAAGTTGGTATGAAAATATTAGAAAACAACAAATATAAAACAGGCTATATTGTCGATTTTCTTATTCCGGGGAAAGAAAGACGACAAATTATTTTAGAAATTGATGGTTTTCATCACTACAAAATGCCAGAAATAATAAATAAGGACGAAATTGAAAATAATTATCTATGCCAATCTGGTTTTTCAGTAATAAGGATCAAAGCAGAATTTGCAAACGAATCAACGATTAAAAAGAGTATTGAACTAGCAAAAAAAGAAAAAGGCTGTGTAATATTGAAATGTGACGAAAAGATTGAAATCATTAGACAAAAACAGGGAAAAAATAATAAATTTAAGACGGAAATAAATATCTATAATCATATAACCAAAAAAGTTCATAAACAAATTATAGACTTGCGCTAAAATGTAGAAGTTAAATATATAAGCTGTTTTCTATTTAGAGTATTTTACGTTCTTTGTTTTAATAGCTATAGATACTTTAAATATCTGAACAATGCCATCGTACCACTCAATTTTAAATCTATCTGATGATAATTGAATGATTGATTTAATATCTGCTTGGTCGATATTCAGAAATCTAATTATACTATTTAGATGTACAGTGCTTATCATTAAATTTTCATATTAATATACCAACATCAATAAAAATATCAATATTATTTAATATTAGGTAATCTAATTAAATTTGCCCCTATAACAATATCTATTGTTTTTTGACATAATAATACATATTTATATGTAAAATGCGTTAAAACCGCTATTTTTCAACAAGTTTTAGCATATTTTAGGCATAATGCAATTATTTTACCTAATATTAGCCCTTTATAATAATGTATTGTATAATTGAATTATACAATAATAAACAATTTATGCTAATATGAGCGAAAAAAACAGAGTAATCAAAGGTGTTGCATACATAAGAGAGAGCACCGAAGAGCAGGACAAAGGCTTCTCTCCTGATAATCAGGAAAGGACCATGAAAGAATATGCAAAGAAAAATAATATCAATATAATTAAAATATACAAAGATTTAGTGACTGGCACTTCAGCTCTTAAGCGAGATAATTTTCAGCAGATGATAAAAGCGGGAGAAGAAGGGCAATTTAAAATTATTCTTGTATATCACACATCACGTTTTGCAAGGAATGTTAGAGAGGCAAGAAAATATAAAGAGTACTTAAGAGAAAAATTATTAATTGATGTAACATCAGTTACTCAACACTTCGGCGACTGGAATGACCCCAGCGCTTTTTTGAATGAAGGAATCAACGAACTTTTCGATGCCTATTATTCAAAACAG from Patescibacteria group bacterium carries:
- a CDS encoding Bro-N domain-containing protein — its product is MPKPAQLPLPEEGESKIDVFRKQDVRKIIHKKEWWFSVKDVLEALTDATDGTEYAADLRKSDSNLDTAYTEIVKELPFYSKGENINLEFTSIEGLFRLMQSVPTEKAEHFKKWLAKVGFERLQEINNPDLAIKRAMTIYRSKGYSDEWIDARIRNKASRELITKEWSKRGVASHISLLTDAISEGTFGIKTAKHKEIKGLAKQSLRDNMTPIELTLTTLGEQATKEITQSIKPTGLQQNMTVAQQGGRIAGAARINIENATNKKVVSSTNYLTDQQRINNSKESAEFDKAMKKYIKINTKNSNPQNGAKLGLSSGEIVENKNFSGPLKIIVNESFNEKASSDFKNIIQDYVGDDKVFFKVTKDGDPSIFETGHKVDNCSSLHNELKKKLGDLITIIL
- a CDS encoding AAA family ATPase, yielding MDNKKYKFSKIKISTEDCGEFENYYDTQGNILEEIASLSHINIFVGANNSGKSRFMRALSKIRNLSFLRIELDDNHDKLLNKLITVKENLSLVVEKHDNIVRFKVGNKEYLRESFIANIEALIKTLSFHSGILTDNKVVGINSASKELEHLFAEIISKNISNVQNRGGSPEIFKNELQGLLISEDGIIDELEKCDFSYVDFKKYYIPTLRNLHCFNDWLVDITILSSQIRNGKNNSGDFFQDRVHDAYYSKNYDGSSPAKYIPDVVFTGQDMYRRIRKMLLNKREERKKVEKYQRFLAEYIFNVNEVTLIPGEEGNEKSDEVLLVQIGDKEHKIYDYGDGVQALIILTFPLFDCDDGLFFIEEPEVHLHPGMQRRLIEIFKAVNGKYGKNHQYFITTHSNHLLDLTLDYEGISVYNFRQDVGDKKVIKQVSQGDSSTLKLLGVQNSSIFLSNKTIWVEGISDRWYIREYLRMYSEKKKSEDNNFKEINEDIDYSFVEYGGNNITHWSFLDEEEMPINIERLCGEAFLVVDSDGYNVKPSENQETTKKKMRIKKLREAMGNDFYELPCREIENVLPISLIKKIIESYPKNKNVNVVIKEGLKRRYSHRDVYLGRFIENKIVAENQGLRKRLFSSSSGTVSDKRDFCKKASQIMQKDKMTIDLFDNNGENIAYELAKNIYNFIVE
- a CDS encoding DUF559 domain-containing protein; this encodes MSKKKFNQKIKKPLTKEFLTEEYINKNKTSTQIMKENNLSASKVIKRLGKLGVKKPSELKFKKGNPGLKTTKALKKMYREEKLSIVQIAEKLNMTPGSVTSLFKRRCIPISKELRYERTRRNDKLRIRRLKNKTNIKKLVKEGNKQRIRKIGTRCKEETKLLLSEKAIDRGIKNTQRTKEEIKTSDILKTIKHINHVEQVGMKILENNKYKTGYIVDFLIPGKERRQIILEIDGFHHYKMPEIINKDEIENNYLCQSGFSVIRIKAEFANESTIKKSIELAKKEKGCVILKCDEKIEIIRQKQGKNNKFKTEINIYNHITKKVHKQIIDLR